A genome region from bacterium SCSIO 12844 includes the following:
- a CDS encoding type II toxin-antitoxin system RelE/ParE family toxin, with translation MIKSFKHKGLKLFFETGNTKGIQAKHASKLRRILATLNAAVLLEDISNIPSYKFHELKGNRKNQYSIMVSGNWRITFEFESGNVYLTNYEDYH, from the coding sequence ATGATTAAAAGTTTCAAACATAAAGGCTTAAAGCTATTTTTTGAAACAGGAAATACAAAAGGTATACAAGCAAAACATGCGTCTAAGTTAAGGCGTATATTAGCAACCTTAAATGCTGCTGTGCTCCTTGAAGATATTTCTAACATACCTTCATATAAATTTCATGAATTAAAAGGTAATAGAAAAAATCAATATTCAATTATGGTAAGCGGAAATTGGCGTATTACATTTGAATTTGAAAGTGGTAATGTATACCTGACAAACTATGAAGACTATCATTAG